From a single Caminicella sporogenes DSM 14501 genomic region:
- a CDS encoding integrase core domain-containing protein, with translation NGSQFVSNIFKYTCEKLNMHHEQIPVKTPNKNAHIESFHNLLQNECLKYFSFTSFKEAYKEVVKYIDYYNNTRIHSAIGYMTPMEFYRENSSNIKKKLVVRV, from the coding sequence ACAATGGTTCACAATTTGTAAGTAATATATTCAAATATACTTGTGAAAAACTTAATATGCATCATGAGCAAATTCCTGTTAAGACACCAAATAAGAATGCTCATATTGAATCTTTTCATAACCTGCTTCAGAATGAATGCTTAAAATATTTTAGTTTTACAAGTTTCAAAGAAGCTTATAAAGAAGTTGTGAAATATATTGATTACTATAATAATACAAGAATTCATTCAGCTATTGGTTATATGACACCTATGGAATTTTATAGAGAAAACTCAAGCAATATTAAGAAAAAGTTAGTTGTTAGAGTTTAA